From Xiphophorus couchianus chromosome 23, X_couchianus-1.0, whole genome shotgun sequence, one genomic window encodes:
- the LOC114138681 gene encoding thiosulfate:glutathione sulfurtransferase-like, whose amino-acid sequence METIIKYEELKALIESNKDLVLIDVRSQGEVAGGRIPGAIHIPIHALDAALRMNPDDFKANYGLVKPPLNVPQLVFYCQAGGRSRMAATTAIRNGYINVRDYAGAYSEWSRKERK is encoded by the exons ATGGAAACCATAA taaaatacgAGGAACTGAAAGCTCTTATAGAAAGCAACAAGGATCTGGTTCTGATTGATGTCCGCTCCCAAGGTGAGGTGGCTGGAGGACGCATCCCTGGTGCCATTCACATTCCCA TTCACGCACTAGACGCTGCTCTTAGAATGAACCCAGATGACTTTAAAGCCAACTATGGCTTAGTGAAGCCACCGCTGAATGTTCCTCAACTGGTGTTTTACTGCCAGGCAGGCGGGCGATCAAGGATGGCAGCAACAACGGCGATCCGAAACGGATATATTAA TGTACGTGATTATGCTGGAGCCTACAGCGAATGGTcgagaaaagaaaggaaatga
- the LOC114139529 gene encoding leucine-rich repeat neuronal protein 4 — translation MGSLCGNLAVLLLFLSPLMHSHLFARASTSSPPTTRKKIIIMKDFPLVNTSTDYDDYSIIPEVVPSVKHPRLHNEPGTTACNYNSCLENQEPCEMIKAREGCLCPGRSGEDRPPHAPRIKALQPITTGENAGKVEVQWCAPDSDVSSYKVIVEGSGSDLEFGNGARRGMVGYLEVGTKVCVEAINKAGHSSYSDFSCKRYERPESLELKLLAGVIGGGIVLILLLIIVAVVLCRRKLCQKAQRESVSGLGNPSYKSERAS, via the coding sequence ATGGGATCACTTTGTGGAAACCTGGCTGtacttctcctcttcctctcaccTCTAATGCACTCCCACCTCTTCGCTCGTGCTTCTACATCTTCCCCACCCACCACTCGCAAGAAGATCATAATCATGAAAGACTTTCCCTTAGTTAACACCAGCACTGATTATGATGACTACAGTATTATTCCTGAAGTGGTGCCCTCTGTTAAACATCCCCGTTTGCACAATGAACCCGGGACTACAGCCTGTAACTACAATTCCTGCCTGGAAAATCAGGAGCCCTGTGAAATGATCAAAGCTAGAGAAGGGTGTCTCTGCCCTGGGCGGAGTGGTGAGGACAGGCCTCCTCATGCTCCACGTATCAAAGCACTGCAGCCAATCACCACAGGGGAAAATGCAGGGAAGGTAGAAGTGCAGTGGTGCGCTCCTGACTCAGATGTTTCCTCCTACAAGGTGATTGTAGAGGGAAGTGGCAGCGATTTGGAGTTTGGGAATGGTGCCCGACGAGGCATGGTGGGATATCTGGAGGTGGGGACAAAGGTTTGCGTGGAAGCAATAAACAAAGCAGGACACAGCAGTTACTCTGACTTCTCCTGTAAGCGGTACGAACGTCCTGAATCTTTGGAGCTCAAACTGCTGGCTGGGGTCATAGGAGGAGGAATCGTCTTAATTCTGCTTCTTATTATAGTAGCTGTGGTCCTCTGTAGGAGAAAACTGTGTCAGAAAGCACAGAGGGAATCAGTCAGTGGACTGGGAAACCCCTCTTACAAATCAGAAAGAGCATCATGa